AGGGCACGCACGACGAACTGGTGCAACAAGGCGGACGGTACGCGCAGCTTCTGGCAGCTTCGTCCAGCGAAGCCCTGGAACTGCCGACCGAACTGCAGAGCGTGTGAACCCGCCGACGCAATGTGGGTAATGCGACAAACACCGATAGGCTGGCGGTCATGGCTGAGTTCATTTACACGATGAAGAAGGTGCGCAAGGCGCACGGTGACAAGGTCATCCTCGATGACGTCACGATGAGCTTTTACCCCGGCGCGAAGATCGGTGTCGTCGGACCCAATGGCGCTGGTAAGTCCAGCATCCTCAAGATCATGGCCGGGCTGGATCAGCCGGGCAACGGCGAGGCCTTCCTCGCCCCCGGCGCATCCGTCGGCATCCTCATGCAGGAGCCGCAGCTCGACGAGACCAAGACCGTTCGCGAGAACGTCGAAGAAGGCCTCGGCGAGACCATGGTTCAGCTCAAGCGATACAACGAGATCGCCGAGCTCATGGCTACGGATTACTCCGACGAGCTCATGGAAGAGATGGGTGAGCTTCAGGAGAAGCTCGACCACGCTGACGCCTGGGAGATCGATTCCCAGCTCGAGCAGGCAATGGATGCGCTTCGTTGCCCGCCGCCGGAAGACATGGTCACCCACCTCTCCGGTGGTGAGAAGCGTCGCGTCGCACTGTGCAAGCTGCTGCTGAGCAAGCCCGACCTCCTGCTCCTCGATGAGCCCACCAACCACCTCGACGCCGAGTCGGTTCTGTGGTTGGAGCAGCACCTCGCTGCATACCCCGGCGCTATCCTCGCCGTCACCCACGATCGTTACTTCCTCGATCACGTGGCGCAGTGGATCTGTGAAGTCGACCGCGGACGCCTCTACCCGTACGAGGGCAACTACTCCACCTACCTGGAGCAGAAGGCCGCACGCCTCGAGGTTGCCGGCAAGAAGGACCAGAAGCTGCAGAAGCGCCTCAAGGACGAACTCGCCTGGGTTCGTTCCGGCGCCAAGGCTCGTCAGGCCAAGAACAAGGCTCGTCTCGATCGCTACGAAGAA
The nucleotide sequence above comes from Rhodococcus sp. KBS0724. Encoded proteins:
- the ettA gene encoding energy-dependent translational throttle protein EttA, which gives rise to MAEFIYTMKKVRKAHGDKVILDDVTMSFYPGAKIGVVGPNGAGKSSILKIMAGLDQPGNGEAFLAPGASVGILMQEPQLDETKTVRENVEEGLGETMVQLKRYNEIAELMATDYSDELMEEMGELQEKLDHADAWEIDSQLEQAMDALRCPPPEDMVTHLSGGEKRRVALCKLLLSKPDLLLLDEPTNHLDAESVLWLEQHLAAYPGAILAVTHDRYFLDHVAQWICEVDRGRLYPYEGNYSTYLEQKAARLEVAGKKDQKLQKRLKDELAWVRSGAKARQAKNKARLDRYEEMANEAEKTRKLDFDEIQIPAPPRLGDVVVEVRNLDKGFDGRVLIKDLSFTLPRNGIVGVIGPNGVGKTTLFKTIVGLEEPDAGEVKIGQTVKLSYVDQNRSGIDPKKTVWETVSDGLDFIVVGQTEFPSRAYISSFGFKGHDQQKPAGVLSGGERNRLNLAMTLKQGGNLILLDEPTNDLDVETLGSLENALEEFPGCAVVISHDRWFLDRTCTHILAWEGGFGDNEAAWYWYEGNFEGYEANKVQRLGPDAARPHRVTHRKLTRD